The following are from one region of the Paenibacillus sp. KS-LC4 genome:
- a CDS encoding AraC family transcriptional regulator yields MQHYMKQMLVTALDRTLPIFVETMGWNEWQDEFVRPQGYHCYHWLQTTEGEGEFEISGKILSLAPNQGILLPPNAPHRYVTQTHPWSTWYITFNGNLVPFIVSSLGLATSTVISWESSSRLSTMHKRSRHLAKQGFDFNGLDGSAFVYRFLMDLKRYGQVDNQRSFSQHTVRIKPFIRFLEENYSNPAIGLLQLAEYAGISSQRLNYLFRATTGMSPYQYLIHLRIQKAKEYLINDKKLTVKAVASLVGFLDASHFVSTFRKIESITPQRFRDLN; encoded by the coding sequence ATGCAGCATTACATGAAACAAATGCTTGTAACAGCCTTGGACCGTACGCTTCCTATTTTTGTCGAAACGATGGGATGGAATGAATGGCAGGATGAGTTTGTCCGACCACAGGGTTATCATTGCTATCATTGGTTGCAGACAACCGAAGGAGAAGGTGAATTTGAAATATCGGGAAAAATATTATCTCTAGCGCCAAATCAAGGAATTTTGCTGCCTCCTAATGCTCCGCACCGTTATGTAACCCAAACACATCCTTGGTCTACCTGGTATATTACATTCAATGGAAACCTCGTCCCTTTCATTGTTTCTTCTCTCGGCTTGGCCACCTCAACGGTGATTAGCTGGGAATCGAGCTCCCGACTATCCACAATGCATAAAAGGAGTCGACATTTGGCAAAACAAGGCTTCGATTTCAATGGGCTGGATGGTTCGGCCTTTGTGTATCGCTTTCTGATGGACCTGAAACGATATGGACAAGTCGATAATCAACGTTCCTTTTCCCAGCATACGGTTAGAATAAAGCCATTCATTCGGTTTCTTGAAGAAAACTATTCAAATCCCGCCATTGGATTGCTCCAACTGGCAGAATATGCTGGAATCAGCTCACAACGATTGAACTACTTATTCAGAGCGACAACAGGGATGAGCCCTTACCAATACCTCATACACTTGCGTATTCAGAAAGCCAAGGAGTATCTGATAAACGATAAAAAGCTCACTGTCAAGGCAGTCGCCTCTTTGGTAGGGTTTTTGGATGCTAGTCATTTTGTATCTACTTTCAGAAAAATAGAATCCATAACTCCCCAGCGTTTTCGCGATCTCAATTAA
- a CDS encoding GyrI-like domain-containing protein, whose protein sequence is MDIKIETLPKYRIAYVRQVGPYGPANSQAMEKLKNWAIGKNLLTESTILLGVPQDNPETTLSENCRYDACIVISKEYPDDDSICEGQLDGGTYVICTIKHTAEAIQRAWHEIFPYLQNGGYQMDNKPILERYIGNMLENDFCEICVPVKPL, encoded by the coding sequence ATGGATATTAAAATCGAAACTTTGCCGAAATACCGCATTGCCTATGTGCGACAGGTTGGGCCATATGGTCCTGCCAATTCTCAAGCCATGGAGAAGCTGAAAAATTGGGCCATTGGAAAAAATCTGCTTACTGAATCAACCATCCTGCTCGGGGTGCCGCAAGATAACCCTGAAACAACACTATCGGAAAACTGTCGATATGATGCATGTATTGTCATTTCAAAGGAATATCCAGATGATGATTCCATTTGCGAGGGCCAGCTTGATGGTGGAACGTATGTGATTTGCACAATCAAGCATACAGCGGAAGCAATTCAAAGAGCATGGCATGAAATTTTTCCATACTTACAAAACGGCGGATACCAAATGGACAATAAACCGATTTTAGAAAGATATATCGGTAATATGCTTGAGAATGATTTTTGCGAAATATGTGTACCTGTTAAACCCCTATAA
- a CDS encoding GntR family transcriptional regulator — MDNFNFASIMGDQTNSLPEQIANHILKKIFIGELVQGARLIETNIAKELNVSNIPVRESFYILQNTGVVERLPRKGVHVKAISKQEMDDYTDALVELFKLGIDFSKSKWNEEKYAQLKQYLIGAQEALRQKNILEYVVNVHRLCGYVFQVAENKAFSKFYSDITFITNAYSQMKWGDVERTKGRYIYLEEMVHAIVQADFEKAKEAFEILTRQSLNI; from the coding sequence ATGGATAATTTTAATTTTGCTTCAATTATGGGTGACCAAACGAATTCACTGCCAGAGCAAATAGCGAATCATATATTGAAAAAAATATTTATAGGCGAATTAGTGCAAGGTGCTCGGCTGATTGAAACCAATATAGCGAAAGAATTGAATGTAAGTAACATTCCGGTTCGAGAGTCCTTCTATATTTTGCAAAATACGGGTGTTGTGGAACGGCTGCCTAGAAAAGGCGTACATGTAAAGGCCATCTCCAAACAAGAGATGGATGATTATACCGATGCCTTAGTGGAGCTATTTAAACTAGGAATCGATTTTTCGAAATCAAAGTGGAACGAAGAAAAATATGCGCAGCTTAAGCAGTATTTGATCGGGGCGCAAGAGGCACTGCGGCAGAAAAATATTTTAGAATACGTTGTTAACGTTCATCGTTTATGCGGGTATGTATTTCAAGTGGCTGAAAATAAAGCATTTAGCAAGTTTTACTCGGACATTACTTTTATTACAAATGCATACTCCCAAATGAAATGGGGAGATGTTGAAAGAACAAAAGGCCGTTACATTTACTTAGAAGAAATGGTCCATGCCATCGTCCAAGCGGATTTTGAGAAGGCGAAGGAAGCTTTTGAAATTCTGACGAGACAATCCCTAAATATATAG
- a CDS encoding SDR family NAD(P)-dependent oxidoreductase — MGRLSGKVAIITGAGSGMGAEQARLFAKEGAKVIGGDMNVQGLQAVIDDINANGGDAIAVKLNISSPEDWQVAVKTAVETYGKVNVLVNTAGVAGPFIAKAADHDPDEWDKLLAINLKGAFLGSKYAIPEMIKDGGGSIVTISSIGGLVGGQGGTGYGAAKAGLIGMSKNIAVDYGKDHVRSNVVCPGQIRTPMSAVLETEDMKAAKQYYLNKTPLGHFGDPIDIAYASLFLASDESKFITGTELIVDGGVMAN; from the coding sequence ATGGGAAGATTATCAGGCAAAGTTGCGATTATTACTGGAGCAGGCAGCGGTATGGGAGCTGAGCAAGCTCGCTTATTTGCAAAAGAAGGCGCCAAAGTAATTGGCGGTGATATGAACGTACAAGGTCTTCAAGCTGTCATTGATGATATTAATGCTAACGGTGGAGATGCGATCGCTGTTAAACTAAATATTTCTTCTCCTGAAGATTGGCAGGTTGCTGTCAAAACAGCCGTTGAAACCTACGGCAAAGTAAACGTCTTAGTGAATACGGCAGGAGTTGCTGGTCCGTTCATCGCGAAGGCTGCCGACCATGATCCAGATGAGTGGGATAAGCTTTTAGCGATTAACTTAAAAGGAGCATTTTTAGGAAGCAAATATGCCATTCCTGAAATGATTAAAGATGGCGGCGGTTCAATCGTAACCATTTCCTCTATCGGCGGACTAGTTGGTGGACAAGGCGGTACAGGCTATGGGGCTGCTAAGGCGGGGTTAATCGGCATGTCTAAAAATATTGCTGTAGACTATGGCAAAGATCATGTACGATCAAACGTTGTTTGTCCTGGTCAAATTAGAACGCCAATGTCTGCCGTTCTGGAAACAGAAGACATGAAAGCAGCAAAACAATACTACTTGAATAAAACACCACTAGGCCACTTTGGTGATCCTATTGATATCGCCTATGCGTCCCTTTTCCTTGCATCGGATGAATCGAAGTTTATCACCGGTACAGAATTGATCGTTGATGGCGGCGTAATGGCCAACTAA
- a CDS encoding SDR family oxidoreductase gives MGQLTGKIALVTGASRGIGRGIALRLAQEGAIVAVHYGSKQLAAKQVVQQIEQNGGSALAIGADLRTLNGIHDLYALLDEELLQRTGDNRFDILVNNAGMGQILNIEETTEQSFDEVMSMNVKAPLFVTQQALPRLKDGGRIINISSFVTRVASPSVFTYSMSKGAIDTLTLALAKQLGSRYITVNAIQPGIINTEMNAGTLQDPHGQKMAAALSTFKRWGEPEDVADIAAFLASADSRWITGQLIDASGGSHL, from the coding sequence ATGGGTCAATTGACGGGTAAAATCGCTTTAGTAACTGGCGCAAGCCGGGGGATCGGTCGTGGCATTGCGCTGCGTCTGGCACAGGAGGGTGCAATCGTCGCCGTACATTATGGAAGCAAACAGCTGGCCGCGAAGCAAGTCGTTCAACAGATTGAGCAAAATGGAGGCAGCGCATTGGCAATTGGTGCTGACCTTAGAACCCTTAACGGTATTCATGATTTATATGCGTTATTGGATGAGGAGCTTCTACAACGTACAGGCGATAATCGTTTTGATATTCTTGTTAATAATGCTGGAATGGGCCAAATCTTAAACATAGAGGAGACAACCGAGCAATCCTTTGATGAGGTCATGAGCATGAATGTTAAAGCACCGCTATTTGTTACCCAGCAAGCCTTGCCACGCCTTAAGGATGGAGGGCGCATTATCAATATCTCATCTTTTGTTACACGTGTGGCCTCACCTAGTGTTTTCACCTACAGCATGTCGAAGGGGGCGATAGATACTCTAACGCTTGCCTTGGCTAAGCAGCTTGGCAGCCGTTATATTACGGTGAATGCCATCCAGCCGGGCATTATTAATACAGAAATGAATGCTGGAACGCTGCAAGATCCCCATGGACAAAAAATGGCCGCTGCCCTCTCTACCTTCAAAAGATGGGGTGAGCCAGAGGATGTTGCGGATATCGCTGCCTTTCTCGCCTCAGCGGACAGCCGTTGGATAACAGGGCAACTCATTGATGCAAGCGGAGGATCTCATCTGTAA
- a CDS encoding helix-turn-helix domain-containing protein yields MNEVEGSLHTEWLAQWESTHPLNDKWVTVGEVHYISLHTFILVTDGQAIWNMNGEKVHVAFGHLIAIEENSFIEVLDGGNLDLSGWEIQFHTYALFHKQREIMKFEWHVPTGNTYQITQLTGGAVAGICHHISELASRDGNEAMIGSQHFIYGLLKHLYQKQPSGRQTTEQGMQRSIVYMQEHYDEIITRKQLAEMAGISQWHYSRKFSERYGRPPLDYLANYRVYRAQEELLLTSAKTYEIAKKVGFEDAHYFSRRFKQLAGVPPRLYAQTIHQRKIVSLSPLYAEVLIALGVIPHAVVFIPVLLPQHQRQLFSSHQIRLLEASQNGLDLPFIQQAQPELMVGRYLTEDMKRQLRTIAPVITGLTADLSILIDQFAAIFGKQEAAAKCHDQMNDEVEAARNQLHSIIRSGATVMVLRVEPIGYRYLGENSSRVSQLLYEKLGLTLPEPLKSGKAWFNPCSIDQLYSANPDYLFVEKRVIEHYSVDENMEKLMDSYQWRNLKAVKNNRICYVDTSLWVDGFGFTGHALVLKQIVSHLLDGKSNGAQ; encoded by the coding sequence TTGAATGAGGTCGAAGGATCACTACATACCGAGTGGCTCGCTCAATGGGAGTCAACTCATCCCTTAAACGATAAATGGGTGACGGTTGGCGAAGTTCACTATATTTCCTTGCATACGTTTATACTCGTGACAGATGGACAAGCGATCTGGAATATGAATGGAGAAAAGGTTCATGTTGCGTTTGGTCATTTGATTGCGATAGAAGAAAATTCATTCATCGAGGTTTTGGACGGCGGCAATTTGGACCTGTCAGGCTGGGAGATTCAATTCCATACGTATGCCCTGTTCCATAAACAACGAGAAATCATGAAATTTGAATGGCATGTGCCGACAGGGAACACCTATCAAATTACGCAATTAACGGGTGGGGCAGTAGCGGGCATCTGTCATCACATAAGCGAGCTAGCTTCCCGTGATGGGAATGAAGCGATGATTGGCAGCCAGCATTTTATTTACGGATTATTGAAGCATCTTTATCAGAAGCAGCCGAGTGGCAGACAGACTACCGAACAGGGAATGCAGCGATCTATCGTCTACATGCAGGAGCATTATGATGAGATCATTACACGCAAGCAATTAGCGGAAATGGCTGGAATAAGCCAGTGGCATTATTCTCGAAAATTCAGCGAGCGATATGGCAGGCCACCTTTGGATTATTTGGCGAATTATCGAGTCTACCGCGCACAGGAAGAGCTGTTATTGACCTCCGCGAAGACCTACGAAATTGCTAAAAAGGTGGGCTTTGAGGATGCTCATTATTTTAGCCGCCGCTTCAAGCAGCTTGCTGGAGTGCCGCCAAGACTTTACGCGCAGACCATACATCAGAGAAAAATCGTATCCCTTTCTCCGCTTTATGCGGAGGTTCTAATTGCATTAGGGGTCATCCCTCATGCTGTTGTGTTCATTCCTGTGCTTTTGCCGCAGCATCAACGACAACTATTTTCCTCGCATCAGATTCGACTGCTGGAAGCTTCGCAAAATGGTCTTGATTTGCCATTCATTCAACAGGCGCAGCCGGAATTAATGGTCGGCCGTTATTTAACAGAGGATATGAAGCGGCAGCTTCGTACAATTGCGCCTGTCATCACAGGCCTTACAGCAGATTTATCTATCCTGATTGATCAGTTCGCAGCTATTTTCGGCAAACAAGAAGCAGCAGCAAAGTGCCATGATCAGATGAACGATGAGGTGGAGGCGGCACGCAACCAATTACATTCGATCATCCGATCGGGAGCCACGGTTATGGTTCTGCGAGTAGAGCCTATTGGGTATCGCTATTTGGGAGAAAATTCAAGCAGAGTATCCCAATTGCTGTATGAAAAATTAGGTTTGACCCTTCCAGAGCCGTTAAAATCGGGAAAAGCATGGTTTAACCCGTGCTCGATTGACCAATTGTATAGTGCTAATCCCGATTATCTATTTGTGGAGAAACGTGTGATAGAGCATTATAGTGTGGATGAAAATATGGAAAAATTAATGGATAGCTACCAGTGGCGAAATTTGAAGGCGGTAAAAAATAACCGGATCTGCTATGTGGATACCAGCCTTTGGGTCGATGGCTTTGGCTTCACTGGACATGCGCTCGTATTAAAGCAAATCGTAAGCCACTTATTGGATGGAAAAAGTAATGGAGCACAATAA
- a CDS encoding ABC transporter substrate-binding protein, with protein sequence MSKRLMKGLGVVLLALSFMLAACSNSTNTKEEAAVEAQESDAIKETTKVVQDMFGEVTIPAESKNMLVTSSIYAEYLIEMGITPQMVVVVPEIEPAYRASYFEEHGVKMIEGVQYQYNYEQLLSLAPDLIIARGAGMEQKEYDELSKVAPTVSIDSNSEMEDAMPKLAELFNKKAETEKILKEFDEKAQKAKQKMEQALGNKTVLVLRVEHNRYRYLGAQAGDSSRFFYQTLGLNIPDILKDSKDWFTPFSLEMLPDINPDYVFLEQRILKDYDTADSMKNLENSSLWNNLNAVKNNHVFPLNTNDFVQGTGPIGSGLLMDYIVERLVP encoded by the coding sequence ATGTCGAAACGATTAATGAAGGGGTTAGGTGTTGTGCTGTTGGCACTCAGTTTCATGCTAGCTGCCTGCTCCAATTCAACGAATACGAAAGAAGAAGCTGCTGTAGAGGCACAAGAAAGCGATGCGATTAAAGAAACGACTAAAGTGGTGCAGGATATGTTTGGCGAGGTGACTATTCCGGCCGAGTCGAAAAATATGCTCGTGACGAGCTCCATCTATGCCGAATATTTGATCGAGATGGGAATTACGCCGCAAATGGTCGTCGTAGTTCCAGAGATTGAGCCAGCGTATCGTGCTTCCTACTTTGAGGAGCATGGCGTCAAAATGATCGAGGGCGTGCAGTACCAGTACAACTATGAACAGCTGCTCAGCTTAGCACCGGATCTCATCATTGCACGGGGAGCAGGCATGGAGCAGAAGGAATACGATGAGCTGTCCAAGGTTGCGCCAACCGTATCCATCGACTCAAACAGCGAAATGGAAGATGCCATGCCCAAATTGGCAGAGCTTTTCAATAAGAAAGCAGAAACCGAAAAAATATTAAAGGAATTTGATGAAAAAGCACAAAAGGCCAAGCAAAAAATGGAACAGGCGCTCGGCAACAAAACGGTGCTCGTCCTTCGTGTAGAGCATAACCGATACCGGTACTTGGGCGCGCAGGCGGGTGACAGCAGCAGGTTTTTCTATCAAACCCTTGGATTGAATATACCTGATATTTTGAAAGATTCAAAAGACTGGTTTACACCATTTTCATTAGAAATGTTGCCTGATATTAACCCTGATTACGTCTTTCTTGAGCAAAGGATTTTAAAAGATTATGACACGGCGGACTCAATGAAAAATTTGGAGAACAGCAGTCTATGGAATAACCTGAACGCGGTTAAAAATAATCATGTATTCCCACTCAACACGAATGACTTTGTGCAAGGTACGGGTCCTATTGGCTCAGGCCTGCTCATGGATTATATCGTAGAAAGGCTGGTTCCTTAA
- a CDS encoding NAD(P)/FAD-dependent oxidoreductase yields MNTRQQELYDITIIGGGPAGMYAAFYSGMRAMRTKIIEAKEQLGGFMRTYPEKLIWDVGGVEPIHCEKLIESLEKQAKTFDPTLVFGQEIASLERREDQTFVLTSKTGERHYTRTILLCAGRGMTQVQKLDIEGANRYELTNLHYTVTDLSRFADKRVLISGGGDSAIDWANEIAKLAKQVIVVHRRHEFTAHEQPVEQMRAACQVKMPYSISRLYGADDHIEHVELVHVETGAIEQLDVDEIIVSHGYDRDFGNLSNWGLEREDYGVSVDARMRTSIPGIFGAGDFITYGSKVRLIAGAFNDAVLAVNSAKLYLEPAASDMAGVSSHNARFFEKNKALLQQ; encoded by the coding sequence ATGAATACGAGGCAGCAGGAACTTTATGATATTACGATCATTGGCGGCGGCCCTGCGGGCATGTATGCCGCTTTTTACAGCGGCATGAGAGCGATGCGCACAAAAATTATCGAGGCCAAAGAGCAGCTTGGCGGATTTATGCGCACCTATCCCGAGAAGCTGATTTGGGATGTTGGCGGAGTCGAGCCGATACACTGTGAAAAATTGATTGAATCCTTAGAAAAGCAAGCGAAAACCTTCGACCCCACCCTTGTATTTGGCCAGGAAATTGCTTCGTTAGAGCGCCGGGAGGACCAGACTTTTGTGCTAACCTCCAAAACAGGCGAGCGCCATTATACGCGTACGATATTATTATGTGCGGGTAGAGGGATGACGCAGGTTCAGAAGCTCGATATTGAAGGGGCCAATCGCTACGAATTGACGAATCTGCATTATACGGTGACTGATTTGTCGAGATTTGCCGATAAGCGTGTTCTGATTTCAGGCGGAGGTGATTCTGCGATTGACTGGGCCAATGAAATTGCAAAATTGGCCAAGCAGGTCATCGTCGTACATCGAAGACATGAGTTTACAGCACACGAACAGCCTGTAGAGCAGATGAGAGCAGCATGCCAGGTGAAAATGCCATATAGCATTTCACGCTTATATGGAGCGGACGATCACATTGAGCATGTCGAGCTCGTTCATGTGGAGACTGGTGCAATTGAGCAATTAGATGTCGATGAAATCATTGTGAGTCATGGCTATGATCGCGACTTTGGCAATTTGTCGAACTGGGGGTTAGAGAGGGAGGACTATGGCGTGTCGGTGGATGCGCGAATGAGGACGAGCATTCCTGGCATTTTTGGAGCGGGCGATTTTATTACGTACGGCAGTAAAGTGCGATTAATCGCTGGCGCCTTTAATGATGCCGTGTTAGCCGTCAATAGCGCAAAGCTGTATCTTGAGCCGGCAGCTTCGGATATGGCTGGTGTTTCTTCGCATAATGCTCGTTTTTTTGAAAAAAATAAAGCGCTTCTGCAACAGTAG
- a CDS encoding helix-turn-helix transcriptional regulator: MKFELGRCLLLERLAEADMTIVQLAEALHYKQARINDYIENKRMMPLKTAISIADTIECRVNELYELITVDAEVPPRVEWEAPLRRIPPS; encoded by the coding sequence ATGAAATTTGAGCTTGGACGCTGCTTGCTGCTTGAACGATTAGCGGAAGCCGACATGACCATCGTTCAATTAGCCGAAGCGCTGCATTATAAACAAGCGCGGATCAACGATTATATAGAAAATAAAAGAATGATGCCCTTGAAAACAGCGATTTCCATCGCTGATACGATTGAATGCCGGGTAAATGAGCTGTACGAATTAATCACGGTGGATGCCGAGGTTCCTCCCAGAGTCGAATGGGAGGCTCCTCTAAGGCGTATACCACCAAGCTGA
- a CDS encoding sigma-70 family RNA polymerase sigma factor, protein MELRDDHIIIEAVLNGNKQAYADIVRRYQNKLYGLFRKMGSSEADAEDLTQETLLKAYRKLASHNPVQSFAGWLYTIAVNLQKDGWRRKTAESPMQEEGCERQTPETKLLQKELRSELDRLLEKLPEHYRLVLVLRYTNQLSHEEIASITGMSIRQVTNIVHRAKIRLRKMVEAKEGQRYDILESYKS, encoded by the coding sequence GTGGAGCTAAGAGACGATCATATAATTATCGAAGCCGTACTGAACGGAAATAAACAAGCGTACGCGGACATCGTTCGGCGCTATCAAAATAAGCTTTACGGACTGTTCCGCAAAATGGGCTCTTCTGAGGCTGATGCCGAGGATTTGACGCAGGAGACGCTGCTCAAGGCATACCGCAAGCTGGCATCGCATAATCCAGTGCAAAGCTTTGCTGGCTGGCTTTACACAATTGCTGTTAATTTGCAGAAGGACGGCTGGCGACGAAAAACAGCAGAATCACCCATGCAGGAAGAAGGCTGCGAACGCCAGACACCAGAAACCAAGCTTCTGCAAAAAGAGCTGCGCTCTGAGCTGGACCGATTGCTGGAGAAGCTGCCTGAACATTATCGGCTGGTACTGGTTCTTCGCTACACGAACCAGTTGAGTCACGAGGAAATCGCCAGCATAACGGGCATGTCGATAAGGCAGGTCACCAACATCGTTCACCGAGCTAAAATCAGGCTGCGGAAAATGGTAGAAGCAAAGGAGGGACAACGTTATGACATTTTGGAATCGTACAAAAGCTGA
- a CDS encoding DUF4179 domain-containing protein, with translation MTFWNRTKAEKTEKVDLKAGAGTASPILTPSAEDKKIENVLFADKLQDDFTNRVMLQLEGIDIEPAGNNDPLALDLDASSITYQVKRQHAARRSSRRKVWGLAAAAIVLAGSTLLYAQPTLADMVRSLFAQNSYVDSGMKQAQEAGLVQHSAASAEDQGYTLKVNEVIADSTRLIVGIDIVDAKGNAVAGEILSSDGNFTLFDVDRGHIGDIPYGISTGGNATTSRFEFVFRRPVLKDKMQLSANIKQITLHQGTPGTDDYSSKTVKGFWTLHVDVDLSKAKAQTLITPIGISYETPSGIRIQMQGATRTPSGGSLEFTTSLTPAAASRAIDGQSGFHLLNFHLEDEQGNVLEKSPSMTEMEFSSRHYEFDRWSGLAKWFYQFNDFAYDKQQIRFVLDSYVIREKSEASVVFDPSQASPEKPVLFEDAGDSLLLKGLTITSDGYGRIPIGGTFSNPNFASGTWIAVDENGKEYRMYAGGGYSPDDPNLDDGADLQFMMSGMNSMPKQLTIKRTVINRQYKDADFSFVIPSTGTTGVIPQ, from the coding sequence ATGACATTTTGGAATCGTACAAAAGCTGAAAAAACTGAAAAAGTCGATCTTAAAGCGGGGGCTGGAACAGCATCACCGATACTGACACCGTCAGCGGAAGATAAGAAAATAGAAAACGTCTTGTTCGCGGACAAGCTTCAAGATGATTTTACCAATAGGGTGATGTTGCAGCTGGAGGGCATAGACATAGAGCCAGCGGGAAATAACGATCCGCTTGCTCTCGATCTGGACGCTTCTTCCATTACGTACCAAGTGAAACGACAACACGCGGCCAGAAGGTCATCGAGACGCAAAGTCTGGGGGCTCGCGGCCGCTGCCATTGTACTCGCGGGAAGCACGCTGTTATACGCACAGCCGACGCTTGCGGATATGGTGCGGTCGCTTTTTGCCCAGAACAGTTACGTGGACAGCGGCATGAAGCAGGCGCAGGAAGCGGGGCTGGTTCAGCATTCGGCCGCCAGTGCCGAGGATCAAGGCTATACGTTGAAGGTCAACGAAGTGATAGCCGATTCGACTCGTCTCATTGTGGGAATCGACATTGTTGATGCGAAAGGAAATGCCGTAGCTGGCGAAATTCTATCTAGTGATGGGAACTTTACTCTTTTCGATGTTGATAGGGGACATATTGGAGATATCCCTTATGGGATTAGCACTGGAGGCAATGCGACCACGAGCAGGTTCGAATTTGTTTTTAGACGGCCAGTATTGAAGGACAAGATGCAGCTCTCCGCTAACATTAAACAGATCACCCTGCATCAAGGAACACCGGGTACGGACGACTATTCGTCTAAGACGGTCAAAGGATTTTGGACGCTGCATGTCGATGTCGATTTGAGCAAGGCTAAAGCCCAGACGCTGATTACCCCTATCGGGATTTCTTATGAGACGCCAAGCGGTATCCGAATTCAGATGCAAGGAGCAACCCGCACGCCGAGCGGGGGCTCGCTTGAGTTTACGACGTCGCTGACACCAGCTGCGGCGAGCCGTGCAATAGACGGTCAAAGTGGGTTTCATCTGCTTAATTTTCATCTGGAAGATGAACAAGGCAATGTGCTAGAGAAGAGCCCAAGCATGACGGAAATGGAATTTTCAAGTCGTCATTATGAGTTTGACCGATGGAGCGGTTTGGCGAAATGGTTTTACCAATTTAATGATTTTGCCTATGACAAGCAGCAGATTCGCTTTGTGTTAGACAGCTATGTCATTCGGGAAAAAAGTGAGGCCTCGGTCGTCTTTGATCCTTCTCAAGCTTCCCCAGAGAAACCTGTATTATTCGAGGATGCTGGCGATTCACTCCTGCTCAAAGGATTGACAATCACTTCAGATGGCTACGGAAGAATTCCAATTGGCGGCACGTTCAGCAACCCCAATTTTGCGTCAGGCACCTGGATCGCTGTTGACGAGAACGGCAAGGAATACCGGATGTATGCCGGCGGGGGATATAGCCCGGATGATCCGAATTTGGATGACGGTGCCGATCTCCAATTTATGATGAGTGGCATGAACAGCATGCCGAAACAGCTGACGATCAAACGCACTGTTATCAATCGCCAGTACAAGGATGCTGACTTTTCATTCGTCATTCCGTCTACAGGAACGACGGGTGTCATTCCACAATAA